A single Ziziphus jujuba cultivar Dongzao chromosome 11, ASM3175591v1 DNA region contains:
- the LOC107432962 gene encoding uncharacterized protein LOC107432962 isoform X2: protein MASNSILGSSSYLILGLFVLFLCLFGHCYSLGELGRFNTFTVSSFSYPPTTLKPFELRYIRVELPPWFSSMSIAMISDVDLGNESIGKIPKSRLPIICFRDGSPPLPDVNTSISDSVLVAFSDSSLEGIQALENGEQCYPMKKNFTVNLTNEQISPGVLYLGLFNGIGSTRTQSKMINRGPAYYFSANISVEGCSTSSMWGQYCNQTINPLFCTPSSGYNFAQEDVSKAKLSRLVNNVYCQNSLETSCHGDGEPKVYTLDIMGVAEELNIAAMDVRLNGTPSNTTSNSSGIDLLCFARHGAIPSATLHDYSINISKAPLVIRSPKVGRWYITLIPVNPSKDLGGVQDANMSVCYSMESKVVECPLGKAGLNCTGEKYILQVGLLTVLRKGSAPFESYYLPVSGNGSSDSANFPLELLLTNSSYGGGQDGPWIYFILDIPRGAAGGNLHIRLTADVKVRYEIYARFGGWPSLDSWDYYYANKTRNSEGSMFFKLYNSSEEKIDFYILYIKEGTWTFALRYLNATGIAPRDQTTMSVSLERCPKRCSFHGECKLALDTSGLTSYSYCSCDRNHGGFDCSIEIVSHKGHIWQSISLIGSNAAAVLPAFWALRQKALAEWVVYTSSGISSGLYHACDVGTWCALSFNVLQFLDFWLSFMAVVSTFVYLSTISEVHKRAIHTAVAILTALMAITKATRSANVILVIAIGTLGLLIGWVIEYSTKHRSNSFSLGFCLNYLDRWQAIREGLNNLVKKIIRRFHWGFILAGSAALAMAAVSWKLETSESYWIWHSIWHVTIYTSSFFFLCSKANTVNNENERSPDGSYELTRQDSIPRGE from the exons ATGGCTTCCAATTCGATTCTGGGTTCGTCTTCCTATCTGATTCTGGGTCTTTTCGTGCTCTTTCTCTGTTTGTTCGGTCACTGTTATTCACTCGGCGAATTGGGTCGGTTCAATACTTTCACTGTTTCCAGCTTTAGCTATCCTCCAACCACTCTTAAGCCCTTTGAATTGCGTTATATCAGAG TTGAATTGCCACCATGGTTCTCTTCAATGTCCATAGCGATGATATCGGATGTTGACCTT GGAAATGAAAGCATAGGAAAGATTCCTAAGAGCAGACTGCCCATAATTTGTTTTAGAGATGGCAGTCCCCCACTGCCTGATGTCAATACTTCCATAAGTGATTCAG TTTTAGTTGCTTTCTCAGATAGTTCACTTGAAGGAATACAAGCTCTTGAAAATGGAGAGCAGTGCTATCCTATGAAGAAAAATTTCACTGTAAACTTGACAAATGAACAG ATATCTCCTGGAGTTTTGTACCTTGGTCTTTTCAATGGGATTGGATCTACAAGGACACAATCAAAGATG ATTAATCGTGGCCCAGCGTATTACTTCAGTGCTAATATCAGTGTGGAAGGTTGTAGTACATCTAGCATGTGGGGCCAGTACTGTAACCAGACAATCAACCCGCTTTTCTGCACCCCATCCAGTGGCTACAATTTTGCACAAGAAGATGTTTCAAAAGCTAAGTTGTCCCGATTGGTAAATAATGTATACTGCCAAAATAGTTTAGAAACTTCTTGTCATGGAGATGGTGAACCAAAAGTTTACACTTTGGACATAATGGGAGTGGCAGAAGAGTTAAACATTGCAGCAATGGATGTCAGATTAAATGGAACACCTTCAAATACCACTAGCAATAGCAGTGGTATTGATTTATTGTGCTTTGCTCGGCATGGTGCTATTCCTTCAGCAACTCTGCATGATTATTCCATTAACATAAGTAAAGCCCCATTGGTTATACGTTCACCAAAGGTTGGTCGATGGTATATTACTCTTATACCTGTCAACCCCTCAAAAGATCTTGGTGGGGTTCAGGATGCTAACATGAGTGTTTGCTATTCTATGGAATCAAAAGTGGTTGAATGTCCTTTGGGAAAGGCTGGATTAAATTGTACAGGGGAAAAATACATACTTCAGGTGGGATTGCTG ACAGTTCTGAGGAAAGGTTCTGCCCCCTTCGAATCATATTATTTGCCAGTCAGTGGAAATGGATCTTCAGATTCAGCGAATTTTCCTCTTGAACTCCTTCTAACCAATTCTTCATATGGTGGAGGACAAGATGGTccttggatttattttattttggacatTCCTCGAGGTGCAGCTGGAGGAAATCTCCACATTCGCCTGACAGCGGATGTAAAGGTTAGATATGAAATATATGCTAGATTTGGCGGATGGCCATCTCTTGATAGCTGGGATTATTATTATGCAAACAAGACAAGAAATAGTGAAGGCTCCATGTTTTTCAAGTTATATAATTCAAGTGAAGAAAAGATTGActtttacattttatatattaaagaagGAACATGGACTTTTGCCCTAAGGTATCTGAATGCCACCGGTATTGCTCCCAGAGATCAGACGACCATGTCTGTTTCCCTGGAAAGATGCCCAAAAAGATGCTCCTTTCATGGGGAATGCAAACTTGCCTTAGATACAAGTGGATTAACCTCATACAG CTACTGCTCTTGTGATCGAAACCATGGAGGCTTTGATTGTAGTATTGAAATTGTATCCCATAAAG GGCACATTTGGCAATCAATTTCTCTTATCGGATCAAATGCTGCAGCTGTACTTCCTGCCTTTTGGGCCCTAAGGCAGAAG GCATTAGCAGAGTGGGTTGTATATACATCTAGCGGAATTTCAAGTGGATTATACCATGCTTGTGACGTTGGAACATGGTGTGCACTATCCTTTAATGTTTTGCAG TTCCTGGACTTTTGGCTCTCTTTCATGGCTGTTGTGAGCACTTTCGTGTACTTATCTACTATTAGCGAAGTACATAAGAGGGCAATACACACAGCTGTAGCTATCCTTACTGCCCTCATGGCAATTACTAAGGCAACCAG GTCTGCTAATGTTATTCTCGTGATAGCAATTGGCACTTTGGGTCTTCTTATTGGATGGGTGATAGAGTACTCTACTAAGCATAGGTCAAATTCCTTTTCGCTTGGGTTCTGCTTAAATTATCTTGACAG GTGGCAAGCTATTAGAGAGGGGCTCAATAACCTTGTCAAGAAAATCATAAGACGGTTTCACTGGGGCTTTATACTTGCAGGTTCGGCAGCATTAGCAATGGCAGCTGTAAGCTGGAAACTGGAGACTAGTGAAAGTTACTGGATTTGGCATAG CATTTGGCATGTGACAATATATacatcttccttcttcttcctctgttCAAAAGCAAATACTGTAAATAATGAGAATGAAAGATCCCCAGATGGAAGTTATGAGTTAACTCGGCAAGATTCAATCCCAAGAGGTGAATAg
- the LOC107432962 gene encoding uncharacterized protein LOC107432962 isoform X3, protein MASNSILGSSSYLILGLFVLFLCLFGHCYSLGELGRFNTFTVSSFSYPPTTLKPFELRYIRVELPPWFSSMSIAMISDVDLGNESIGKIPKSRLPIICFRDGSPPLPDVNTSISDSVLVAFSDSSLEGIQALENGEQCYPMKKNFTVNLTNEQISPGVLYLGLFNGIGSTRTQSKMINRGPAYYFSANISVEGCSTSSMWGQYCNQTINPLFCTPSSGYNFAQEDVSKAKLSRLVNNVYCQNSLETSCHGDGEPKVYTLDIMGVAEELNIAAMDVRLNGTPSNTTSNSSGIDLLCFARHGAIPSATLHDYSINISKAPLVIRSPKVGRWYITLIPVNPSKDLGGVQDANMSVCYSMESKVVECPLGKAGLNCTGEKYILQTVLRKGSAPFESYYLPVSGNGSSDSANFPLELLLTNSSYGGGQDGPWIYFILDIPRGAAGGNLHIRLTADVKVRYEIYARFGGWPSLDSWDYYYANKTRNSEGSMFFKLYNSSEEKIDFYILYIKEGTWTFALRYLNATGIAPRDQTTMSVSLERCPKRCSFHGECKLALDTSGLTSYSYCSCDRNHGGFDCSIEIVSHKGHIWQSISLIGSNAAAVLPAFWALRQKALAEWVVYTSSGISSGLYHACDVGTWCALSFNVLQFLDFWLSFMAVVSTFVYLSTISEVHKRAIHTAVAILTALMAITKATRSANVILVIAIGTLGLLIGWVIEYSTKHRSNSFSLGFCLNYLDRWQAIREGLNNLVKKIIRRFHWGFILAGSAALAMAAVSWKLETSESYWIWHSIWHVTIYTSSFFFLCSKANTVNNENERSPDGSYELTRQDSIPRGE, encoded by the exons ATGGCTTCCAATTCGATTCTGGGTTCGTCTTCCTATCTGATTCTGGGTCTTTTCGTGCTCTTTCTCTGTTTGTTCGGTCACTGTTATTCACTCGGCGAATTGGGTCGGTTCAATACTTTCACTGTTTCCAGCTTTAGCTATCCTCCAACCACTCTTAAGCCCTTTGAATTGCGTTATATCAGAG TTGAATTGCCACCATGGTTCTCTTCAATGTCCATAGCGATGATATCGGATGTTGACCTT GGAAATGAAAGCATAGGAAAGATTCCTAAGAGCAGACTGCCCATAATTTGTTTTAGAGATGGCAGTCCCCCACTGCCTGATGTCAATACTTCCATAAGTGATTCAG TTTTAGTTGCTTTCTCAGATAGTTCACTTGAAGGAATACAAGCTCTTGAAAATGGAGAGCAGTGCTATCCTATGAAGAAAAATTTCACTGTAAACTTGACAAATGAACAG ATATCTCCTGGAGTTTTGTACCTTGGTCTTTTCAATGGGATTGGATCTACAAGGACACAATCAAAGATG ATTAATCGTGGCCCAGCGTATTACTTCAGTGCTAATATCAGTGTGGAAGGTTGTAGTACATCTAGCATGTGGGGCCAGTACTGTAACCAGACAATCAACCCGCTTTTCTGCACCCCATCCAGTGGCTACAATTTTGCACAAGAAGATGTTTCAAAAGCTAAGTTGTCCCGATTGGTAAATAATGTATACTGCCAAAATAGTTTAGAAACTTCTTGTCATGGAGATGGTGAACCAAAAGTTTACACTTTGGACATAATGGGAGTGGCAGAAGAGTTAAACATTGCAGCAATGGATGTCAGATTAAATGGAACACCTTCAAATACCACTAGCAATAGCAGTGGTATTGATTTATTGTGCTTTGCTCGGCATGGTGCTATTCCTTCAGCAACTCTGCATGATTATTCCATTAACATAAGTAAAGCCCCATTGGTTATACGTTCACCAAAGGTTGGTCGATGGTATATTACTCTTATACCTGTCAACCCCTCAAAAGATCTTGGTGGGGTTCAGGATGCTAACATGAGTGTTTGCTATTCTATGGAATCAAAAGTGGTTGAATGTCCTTTGGGAAAGGCTGGATTAAATTGTACAGGGGAAAAATACATACTTCAG ACAGTTCTGAGGAAAGGTTCTGCCCCCTTCGAATCATATTATTTGCCAGTCAGTGGAAATGGATCTTCAGATTCAGCGAATTTTCCTCTTGAACTCCTTCTAACCAATTCTTCATATGGTGGAGGACAAGATGGTccttggatttattttattttggacatTCCTCGAGGTGCAGCTGGAGGAAATCTCCACATTCGCCTGACAGCGGATGTAAAGGTTAGATATGAAATATATGCTAGATTTGGCGGATGGCCATCTCTTGATAGCTGGGATTATTATTATGCAAACAAGACAAGAAATAGTGAAGGCTCCATGTTTTTCAAGTTATATAATTCAAGTGAAGAAAAGATTGActtttacattttatatattaaagaagGAACATGGACTTTTGCCCTAAGGTATCTGAATGCCACCGGTATTGCTCCCAGAGATCAGACGACCATGTCTGTTTCCCTGGAAAGATGCCCAAAAAGATGCTCCTTTCATGGGGAATGCAAACTTGCCTTAGATACAAGTGGATTAACCTCATACAG CTACTGCTCTTGTGATCGAAACCATGGAGGCTTTGATTGTAGTATTGAAATTGTATCCCATAAAG GGCACATTTGGCAATCAATTTCTCTTATCGGATCAAATGCTGCAGCTGTACTTCCTGCCTTTTGGGCCCTAAGGCAGAAG GCATTAGCAGAGTGGGTTGTATATACATCTAGCGGAATTTCAAGTGGATTATACCATGCTTGTGACGTTGGAACATGGTGTGCACTATCCTTTAATGTTTTGCAG TTCCTGGACTTTTGGCTCTCTTTCATGGCTGTTGTGAGCACTTTCGTGTACTTATCTACTATTAGCGAAGTACATAAGAGGGCAATACACACAGCTGTAGCTATCCTTACTGCCCTCATGGCAATTACTAAGGCAACCAG GTCTGCTAATGTTATTCTCGTGATAGCAATTGGCACTTTGGGTCTTCTTATTGGATGGGTGATAGAGTACTCTACTAAGCATAGGTCAAATTCCTTTTCGCTTGGGTTCTGCTTAAATTATCTTGACAG GTGGCAAGCTATTAGAGAGGGGCTCAATAACCTTGTCAAGAAAATCATAAGACGGTTTCACTGGGGCTTTATACTTGCAGGTTCGGCAGCATTAGCAATGGCAGCTGTAAGCTGGAAACTGGAGACTAGTGAAAGTTACTGGATTTGGCATAG CATTTGGCATGTGACAATATATacatcttccttcttcttcctctgttCAAAAGCAAATACTGTAAATAATGAGAATGAAAGATCCCCAGATGGAAGTTATGAGTTAACTCGGCAAGATTCAATCCCAAGAGGTGAATAg
- the LOC107432962 gene encoding uncharacterized protein LOC107432962 isoform X1 yields MASNSILGSSSYLILGLFVLFLCLFGHCYSLGELGRFNTFTVSSFSYPPTTLKPFELRYIRVELPPWFSSMSIAMISDVDLGNESIGKIPKSRLPIICFRDGSPPLPDVNTSISDSVLVAFSDSSLEGIQALENGEQCYPMKKNFTVNLTNEQISPGVLYLGLFNGIGSTRTQSKMINRGPAYYFSANISVEGCSTSSMWGQYCNQTINPLFCTPSSGYNFAQEDVSKAKLSRLVNNVYCQNSLETSCHGDGEPKVYTLDIMGVAEELNIAAMDVRLNGTPSNTTSNSSGIDLLCFARHGAIPSATLHDYSINISKAPLVIRSPKVGRWYITLIPVNPSKDLGGVQDANMSVCYSMESKVVECPLGKAGLNCTGEKYILQTVLRKGSAPFESYYLPVSGNGSSDSANFPLELLLTNSSYGGGQDGPWIYFILDIPRGAAGGNLHIRLTADVKVRYEIYARFGGWPSLDSWDYYYANKTRNSEGSMFFKLYNSSEEKIDFYILYIKEGTWTFALRYLNATGIAPRDQTTMSVSLERCPKRCSFHGECKLALDTSGLTSYSYCSCDRNHGGFDCSIEIVSHKGHIWQSISLIGSNAAAVLPAFWALRQKALAEWVVYTSSGISSGLYHACDVGTWCALSFNVLQFLDFWLSFMAVVSTFVYLSTISEVHKRAIHTAVAILTALMAITKATRYLKLIDVLVHLIYRFNISYCQPSNQVKFCRSANVILVIAIGTLGLLIGWVIEYSTKHRSNSFSLGFCLNYLDRWQAIREGLNNLVKKIIRRFHWGFILAGSAALAMAAVSWKLETSESYWIWHSIWHVTIYTSSFFFLCSKANTVNNENERSPDGSYELTRQDSIPRGE; encoded by the exons ATGGCTTCCAATTCGATTCTGGGTTCGTCTTCCTATCTGATTCTGGGTCTTTTCGTGCTCTTTCTCTGTTTGTTCGGTCACTGTTATTCACTCGGCGAATTGGGTCGGTTCAATACTTTCACTGTTTCCAGCTTTAGCTATCCTCCAACCACTCTTAAGCCCTTTGAATTGCGTTATATCAGAG TTGAATTGCCACCATGGTTCTCTTCAATGTCCATAGCGATGATATCGGATGTTGACCTT GGAAATGAAAGCATAGGAAAGATTCCTAAGAGCAGACTGCCCATAATTTGTTTTAGAGATGGCAGTCCCCCACTGCCTGATGTCAATACTTCCATAAGTGATTCAG TTTTAGTTGCTTTCTCAGATAGTTCACTTGAAGGAATACAAGCTCTTGAAAATGGAGAGCAGTGCTATCCTATGAAGAAAAATTTCACTGTAAACTTGACAAATGAACAG ATATCTCCTGGAGTTTTGTACCTTGGTCTTTTCAATGGGATTGGATCTACAAGGACACAATCAAAGATG ATTAATCGTGGCCCAGCGTATTACTTCAGTGCTAATATCAGTGTGGAAGGTTGTAGTACATCTAGCATGTGGGGCCAGTACTGTAACCAGACAATCAACCCGCTTTTCTGCACCCCATCCAGTGGCTACAATTTTGCACAAGAAGATGTTTCAAAAGCTAAGTTGTCCCGATTGGTAAATAATGTATACTGCCAAAATAGTTTAGAAACTTCTTGTCATGGAGATGGTGAACCAAAAGTTTACACTTTGGACATAATGGGAGTGGCAGAAGAGTTAAACATTGCAGCAATGGATGTCAGATTAAATGGAACACCTTCAAATACCACTAGCAATAGCAGTGGTATTGATTTATTGTGCTTTGCTCGGCATGGTGCTATTCCTTCAGCAACTCTGCATGATTATTCCATTAACATAAGTAAAGCCCCATTGGTTATACGTTCACCAAAGGTTGGTCGATGGTATATTACTCTTATACCTGTCAACCCCTCAAAAGATCTTGGTGGGGTTCAGGATGCTAACATGAGTGTTTGCTATTCTATGGAATCAAAAGTGGTTGAATGTCCTTTGGGAAAGGCTGGATTAAATTGTACAGGGGAAAAATACATACTTCAG ACAGTTCTGAGGAAAGGTTCTGCCCCCTTCGAATCATATTATTTGCCAGTCAGTGGAAATGGATCTTCAGATTCAGCGAATTTTCCTCTTGAACTCCTTCTAACCAATTCTTCATATGGTGGAGGACAAGATGGTccttggatttattttattttggacatTCCTCGAGGTGCAGCTGGAGGAAATCTCCACATTCGCCTGACAGCGGATGTAAAGGTTAGATATGAAATATATGCTAGATTTGGCGGATGGCCATCTCTTGATAGCTGGGATTATTATTATGCAAACAAGACAAGAAATAGTGAAGGCTCCATGTTTTTCAAGTTATATAATTCAAGTGAAGAAAAGATTGActtttacattttatatattaaagaagGAACATGGACTTTTGCCCTAAGGTATCTGAATGCCACCGGTATTGCTCCCAGAGATCAGACGACCATGTCTGTTTCCCTGGAAAGATGCCCAAAAAGATGCTCCTTTCATGGGGAATGCAAACTTGCCTTAGATACAAGTGGATTAACCTCATACAG CTACTGCTCTTGTGATCGAAACCATGGAGGCTTTGATTGTAGTATTGAAATTGTATCCCATAAAG GGCACATTTGGCAATCAATTTCTCTTATCGGATCAAATGCTGCAGCTGTACTTCCTGCCTTTTGGGCCCTAAGGCAGAAG GCATTAGCAGAGTGGGTTGTATATACATCTAGCGGAATTTCAAGTGGATTATACCATGCTTGTGACGTTGGAACATGGTGTGCACTATCCTTTAATGTTTTGCAG TTCCTGGACTTTTGGCTCTCTTTCATGGCTGTTGTGAGCACTTTCGTGTACTTATCTACTATTAGCGAAGTACATAAGAGGGCAATACACACAGCTGTAGCTATCCTTACTGCCCTCATGGCAATTACTAAGGCAACCAGGTACCTTAAACTGATAGATGTTCTAGTGCATTTGATATATCGATTCAATATTAGTTACTGTCAACCATCCAATCAAGTTAAATTTTGCAGGTCTGCTAATGTTATTCTCGTGATAGCAATTGGCACTTTGGGTCTTCTTATTGGATGGGTGATAGAGTACTCTACTAAGCATAGGTCAAATTCCTTTTCGCTTGGGTTCTGCTTAAATTATCTTGACAG GTGGCAAGCTATTAGAGAGGGGCTCAATAACCTTGTCAAGAAAATCATAAGACGGTTTCACTGGGGCTTTATACTTGCAGGTTCGGCAGCATTAGCAATGGCAGCTGTAAGCTGGAAACTGGAGACTAGTGAAAGTTACTGGATTTGGCATAG CATTTGGCATGTGACAATATATacatcttccttcttcttcctctgttCAAAAGCAAATACTGTAAATAATGAGAATGAAAGATCCCCAGATGGAAGTTATGAGTTAACTCGGCAAGATTCAATCCCAAGAGGTGAATAg
- the LOC107432962 gene encoding uncharacterized protein LOC107432962 isoform X4 has protein sequence MASNSILGSSSYLILGLFVLFLCLFGHCYSLGELGRFNTFTVSSFSYPPTTLKPFELRYIRVELPPWFSSMSIAMISDVDLGNESIGKIPKSRLPIICFRDGSPPLPDVNTSISDSVLVAFSDSSLEGIQALENGEQCYPMKKNFTVNLTNEQISPGVLYLGLFNGIGSTRTQSKMINRGPAYYFSANISVEGCSTSSMWGQYCNQTINPLFCTPSSGYNFAQEDVSKAKLSRLVNNVYCQNSLETSCHGDGEPKVYTLDIMGVAEELNIAAMDVRLNGTPSNTTSNSSGIDLLCFARHGAIPSATLHDYSINISKAPLVIRSPKVGRWYITLIPVNPSKDLGGVQDANMSVCYSMESKVVECPLGKAGLNCTGEKYILQVGLLTVLRKGSAPFESYYLPVSGNGSSDSANFPLELLLTNSSYGGGQDGPWIYFILDIPRGAAGGNLHIRLTADVKVRYEIYARFGGWPSLDSWDYYYANKTRNSEGSMFFKLYNSSEEKIDFYILYIKEGTWTFALRYLNATGIAPRDQTTMSVSLERCPKRCSFHGECKLALDTSGLTSYSYCSCDRNHGGFDCSIEIVSHKGHIWQSISLIGSNAAAVLPAFWALRQKALAEWVVYTSSGISSGLYHACDVGTWCALSFNVLQFLDFWLSFMAVVSTFVYLSTISEVHKRAIHTAVAILTALMAITKATRSANVILVIAIGTLGLLIGWVIEYSTKHRSNSFSLGFCLNYLDSYVYQSLVLPNKYLLKAASLEVASY, from the exons ATGGCTTCCAATTCGATTCTGGGTTCGTCTTCCTATCTGATTCTGGGTCTTTTCGTGCTCTTTCTCTGTTTGTTCGGTCACTGTTATTCACTCGGCGAATTGGGTCGGTTCAATACTTTCACTGTTTCCAGCTTTAGCTATCCTCCAACCACTCTTAAGCCCTTTGAATTGCGTTATATCAGAG TTGAATTGCCACCATGGTTCTCTTCAATGTCCATAGCGATGATATCGGATGTTGACCTT GGAAATGAAAGCATAGGAAAGATTCCTAAGAGCAGACTGCCCATAATTTGTTTTAGAGATGGCAGTCCCCCACTGCCTGATGTCAATACTTCCATAAGTGATTCAG TTTTAGTTGCTTTCTCAGATAGTTCACTTGAAGGAATACAAGCTCTTGAAAATGGAGAGCAGTGCTATCCTATGAAGAAAAATTTCACTGTAAACTTGACAAATGAACAG ATATCTCCTGGAGTTTTGTACCTTGGTCTTTTCAATGGGATTGGATCTACAAGGACACAATCAAAGATG ATTAATCGTGGCCCAGCGTATTACTTCAGTGCTAATATCAGTGTGGAAGGTTGTAGTACATCTAGCATGTGGGGCCAGTACTGTAACCAGACAATCAACCCGCTTTTCTGCACCCCATCCAGTGGCTACAATTTTGCACAAGAAGATGTTTCAAAAGCTAAGTTGTCCCGATTGGTAAATAATGTATACTGCCAAAATAGTTTAGAAACTTCTTGTCATGGAGATGGTGAACCAAAAGTTTACACTTTGGACATAATGGGAGTGGCAGAAGAGTTAAACATTGCAGCAATGGATGTCAGATTAAATGGAACACCTTCAAATACCACTAGCAATAGCAGTGGTATTGATTTATTGTGCTTTGCTCGGCATGGTGCTATTCCTTCAGCAACTCTGCATGATTATTCCATTAACATAAGTAAAGCCCCATTGGTTATACGTTCACCAAAGGTTGGTCGATGGTATATTACTCTTATACCTGTCAACCCCTCAAAAGATCTTGGTGGGGTTCAGGATGCTAACATGAGTGTTTGCTATTCTATGGAATCAAAAGTGGTTGAATGTCCTTTGGGAAAGGCTGGATTAAATTGTACAGGGGAAAAATACATACTTCAGGTGGGATTGCTG ACAGTTCTGAGGAAAGGTTCTGCCCCCTTCGAATCATATTATTTGCCAGTCAGTGGAAATGGATCTTCAGATTCAGCGAATTTTCCTCTTGAACTCCTTCTAACCAATTCTTCATATGGTGGAGGACAAGATGGTccttggatttattttattttggacatTCCTCGAGGTGCAGCTGGAGGAAATCTCCACATTCGCCTGACAGCGGATGTAAAGGTTAGATATGAAATATATGCTAGATTTGGCGGATGGCCATCTCTTGATAGCTGGGATTATTATTATGCAAACAAGACAAGAAATAGTGAAGGCTCCATGTTTTTCAAGTTATATAATTCAAGTGAAGAAAAGATTGActtttacattttatatattaaagaagGAACATGGACTTTTGCCCTAAGGTATCTGAATGCCACCGGTATTGCTCCCAGAGATCAGACGACCATGTCTGTTTCCCTGGAAAGATGCCCAAAAAGATGCTCCTTTCATGGGGAATGCAAACTTGCCTTAGATACAAGTGGATTAACCTCATACAG CTACTGCTCTTGTGATCGAAACCATGGAGGCTTTGATTGTAGTATTGAAATTGTATCCCATAAAG GGCACATTTGGCAATCAATTTCTCTTATCGGATCAAATGCTGCAGCTGTACTTCCTGCCTTTTGGGCCCTAAGGCAGAAG GCATTAGCAGAGTGGGTTGTATATACATCTAGCGGAATTTCAAGTGGATTATACCATGCTTGTGACGTTGGAACATGGTGTGCACTATCCTTTAATGTTTTGCAG TTCCTGGACTTTTGGCTCTCTTTCATGGCTGTTGTGAGCACTTTCGTGTACTTATCTACTATTAGCGAAGTACATAAGAGGGCAATACACACAGCTGTAGCTATCCTTACTGCCCTCATGGCAATTACTAAGGCAACCAG GTCTGCTAATGTTATTCTCGTGATAGCAATTGGCACTTTGGGTCTTCTTATTGGATGGGTGATAGAGTACTCTACTAAGCATAGGTCAAATTCCTTTTCGCTTGGGTTCTGCTTAAATTATCTTGACAG TTATGTCTATCAATCTCTGGTTCTTCCAAACAAGTATCTATTGAAAGCAGCTTCTTTAGAg GTGGCAAGCTATTAG